The Synchiropus splendidus isolate RoL2022-P1 chromosome 8, RoL_Sspl_1.0, whole genome shotgun sequence nucleotide sequence GACAAGACGACCAAGTCTTTTGCCTTCAGAGACACAGCCAATAGCTCTGTACCTCGAGTGTCCAGGCTGGTCTCAAGTTGAAAAACCAGCACACGCAAGACAAAATCAGACTCTTCACTTCAATTCAAGTTCAAATTTACAATAAAATATTGTAAATTTGAATTACAATATGTTTTACAATAACATAGAACTTCACAAAAACacatatgaaaaagaaaatctgataTGTTTTAGGAAAATTTGTGGGAAAAAGTGCACACGatttaaagaaggaaaaaaagtcacagaatgactttctgtttctgttctggCATGTTGCTCATGGAGGCCAGATAGGGGCCCAaagggccacacacacaggttttcaAGTGACCCATCAAAGGTTGATCATATTTCATTTAGCATCTTCACTAAACATTGTACCTCAAAGCACATATAACCAACACTGACAGTGAACTTAGTTATTTGTTTGGTTTCAGTTCTGTTCATTAATATCAATTGAAATATGCATTCTGTATATCAGAAGCACAGCGATGCTGACTACAGACCAGACATGAAAACAAGCTGAAGAATGTTGATGCTTCCAGTGCACTCCGGTGCAAATGGCTAAAACCTCCTCCCAGAATCATCACGCGAGTGAGGGACGACAAACAGGGAGCCAACGGTCTGATTATGGTTAGGATTTTGTCCCAatccctctctctccacacaAAATTACAAAGTGATTTACTTCTGAGATTATAATAAACCGAGCCTCACGAACACCGTTCAAACGCAGAGCCACGTGGCAATGATTCCAAATGCTCTAATTACAAGTCAGCAGCCAACTTCAAACACTTGCTGGGGACTAATGAGGGCCTCAAGTGCTCAACTGTGAGCGAGAAAACAGAGTCTCACTTAAGTTCCTCGTGTAATCATGCCAGGAAACTTGGAACAGCTTATGATATCCCAGGATTTAGCGCTTCCTGGGAGTCGCACATAGGCGTCCATGACCGCCTGTTTCTGGATGTGCCCATGACTTAATGTCAAGTTAATCCTTTTTTATCGTCACAGCACCTATTGATCTGAAATAAATGATGGCACTTGACTGCTCAATGAGTGAGACGCAGACAGGAGGACCAGACAGTTCAGGGAAGGAGACGCACCTCTTTCAGGAAGGTTCTCTGAGTGTCATCATCAAAGCGAATGAGCtctttcatcaccatcacctcccCCGTCTCCCGGTGGGTCACCTGTACCAGACGCATGGGGCCCAAGAGGTCAATAAAAAGTCCATGAAAGATTGAATAATGTGTGCAGTTCAAAGCTGAGATCAGGGCTGCACGGACACAGTAAGATAGCAAGTTTGGAAAAAGTGTGAGTTCAAGGTTTATAATAACATAGCTAGCTAAagtcgccatctagtggtcatcgtAGGTATGACCTCACTACAAAGCTCAAAGCCAGTAACACAAATTGAAGAGTGAAAGCTGTCGATCAAAAGTACCTTGATAGCCTGTCCGAAGCAGCCCTTCCCCAGAACCTCCCCATGGATTAGGTCGGACGGACGAAAGATTCTATGCACCCGATTTGAGGCCACACGGAGCGACCCGGATAAACTCATGTCTTTTCTTTGAGACACCGGGGACACAGCCGTGCTGGAACCTGGAGACTTGTCAGTGCTGCAACTGCGCCTGGATTGAGAATGGAACATTATCACTACCAATGACTCGAGGGGTCTTAAACTGAACCAAAAGACAAAACCAAGTACCACAGTCAGCTTTGACATACAAAACTGCTGATAACAATAGAGCTTTTTTATAGTAAGATAATATATGGAATAATTTCCTTACGTGATGATGTGCGACCGCAGACTACTGAGATCAGTGATAGGGGGCTGGGTGATGGGAAGGATGGGGCCGTCTGACAGAGGGGAAAACACCGGGGCGTCCCCCAGCTCCTCTGCCTCTGTGCAGTGTCCCTCATGCTGCAGACTGTGAGGGTCGTGTTCGATCGTCAGCTGAAGCCGTCGACTTGTTTCCTGAATCATAAGGTCGATCTGTAGAGACAGTGCGTGTTAAAACACAAGGGACGAGTCATAGGTTGTAAAAACGTCTCAGAACAGGCCTAGAGTATCTCATTGGGAACGTGAGTGTTCAAGAAGAGTGGGGTAAACAAAGATTTTATTTGCAATTGTTTCAGCGAGGTACAAATGAGGTCAGAATTTTGAAGTAGTTCTGCGGTTGAACCTCAACAACAAAAACGCCAACGGGAAGTCAACCGCGTTTGCACTTATTATTACTCTCCACAAGGGGGCGCTTTGGAACTacaaaaactaataaaaacttCACAGAACTATCTTGCTTTGTTCCACTGTCACATTGTTTTGgcattaaatacatttacacgGTTATGTTTCCTACCATATCATCACAATGCATGATGTTTTGGTTAAAGTTAAAGCTGAGTTGTTGCCTCAAACGGGGAGTCGACAGTTTAGTGAGTGTACCTCGTCCAAAGGAACATTATGAATTGGGGTCCCATTTATTTCTAGGATCCTGTCTCCAACATGAATAGAATTTTTCACATCTGGACTGATGCAGTCTGCATCCACCCTGGAAGCAGAAAGACCAATAATCAGTCTCAGAGTGACAGTGACAATGAGAATAATCCATGAGTCTGTGACGGCGACACTCACTGCGAGACTCTGACGGTGCGTCCGTGATCAGGATTGAGTCCGTTAGTCGGGCTGAGCGGCTGGTCGACAGCCACAGAGAACCCCCTCCCTCTTCGCCCGTTGTTTCCCTCGGCAGAGGCAGGAATCGACACTAATGTCACCGTGTGAGGGATTTTGGAGCACGGGGAGTCCGGCAGTGACACCGGAGACACAACAGTCTGGTAGTAGCAGTGACCACTGAAGAAGAGGAGACAGCatggaaagaaaacaatgagaCAGGGTTTAAAAAGTTCCAGAGGAGAGTGGTTCTGATTAAAGCTGTTTATATGACATCACATGATGTCACTAAGGCCTTCCTTTGGCTCTGTGATATATTTTGCCTTACAATAACTTCAAAGCGCTTGCAACACAAAAGCAACCCACAATGTAACCCAAGACGAAAGATTGAAGTTCTTGACCACACAAGGAGCAAAACCAACAAACCACACAGCATTTATCATAAACCAGAAACCAGTGGTTTTTAAACTACATGATTGTGACAAAAGTATAAACATCGATGCAAAGTGGCACAATTTTTCACATGGAAATACCTCACCTGTGATAACCCAGATTAAGAGTAATTACTCAAATGTGTTATCATTGTCTTGaaagaatatttaaaataaggTTCAGTAACCAGCCAGAAAAGCCTTCccagaaacaaatgaataataaataatatggttatattaaaatataagaAACTCATTCGATTGAATTCAAATACATCTAAGTCAATTTAGAACGCAAGACACAACattgtaaaacaaataaatgtggacaacaacaaacacgcaTGTACATAAAGTTAAGTTAAAATAATTGTACAACCCAAACTGAAATGCACTGAACATGACCCGGAGTTGAATTTCAGACCCACCAGTACAGTTTGGATCTCTCCACAAGAGCATACGTGTCTCCATCGCCGATGAACGTCCTGCAGTTTAAACACGTGAAGCACTCCGGGTGATACTTTTGTTCCCCTGCGACCTGCCAAGGAGAAAAGAGAGCAATGTCAAACCAACATTACACAGCATTGCACTGGAGAAGGATAAACATATTCTTAATAACATCATGTCAGCatacatattttgccattcGGGTTTGATACGAACAGAACAGTAAGAAACACCAGGCAGCAGTAACTGGTCAGAGAAGTAGGGCGAGGTCTGAGGCTAACGCCGCCAGATTGAGTTAACTGGTGCCAGAGCTCTTGAGGAGCTTAAGGCTGTTTTGCAAACAAGAGGGGAAATTGAGTTGAGGCCAAAAACAGAGCCAGCAATGACCAAATTAATCAAAGTGGAAGGCAGATGTGTTGATGGAGTTCCTGCTCTGGGCCCTCAGGGTCTTATCGGGCagagagccgactgcagcgtgAGCCGCGTAAACATCACACTCATCATCACCCATGCAGAGCTGCTGTGAAATCAATGAAGAGGCTAGACTCTCACGTGCTGACCCTCTAACATTAACCCCAGCACCCTGAATACCATCACTGTTAAACATAAGCCAGACTCAGCACTTTAGTGGAAATCCAGCACATCTCCAGAGACCACACCGGTGCTCTCACTGTCTGTCTGGAGCGGCAGAATATATTGTCGGCAGCGGGCCCCCGGAATGATCTGCAATTCTAATTCACATGAATGAGTGGAAGGTCTGCATAAAGAAGTGCCGAACAAAAGATGGTCAGCTAAAGAGGCCAGAGTATAATGACTGAAAAATTCATTCTCAGGCCAGAATGTGGTGGGAAAATAGATTTATAAGAGCAAATGTAATAGTACTAAGTGAtcagatatacagtatatttgccACATTAAGGACCCTTACGTCTATTCAGACATAGACATAGAGCAGATGcacaatgtaaatattttcaggatctgtCAAGATGGAGCTCAGGCTTCATCTTGACAGATCCTACAAGGAAAATATGTTCGATTAAATAATCGATAAAAGACAATTAGTTCCAAATGTGAACATTaatgagtcaaaataaaatatttttattttcacttttgtttataTTCCATCCAAATTGTATTCTACTGTCCAATTCAGTTACCAGCAAAGAATGAAAAATACACGATGTAGGAACCATGTAGTTCTGCATCAAAAAGGCTTACTAGCTAAACTTATTCTCTGGCGTCGGCAATGAGCACACAAAACTGGATCAgccacaaatgtgtttaaaaataaacctcATTGAAAATTAAAGTGGACTAGCACTTCCCCTGGAACAAGGACAGAATGCACACTGGTGTAGAGGGAGGACAGCAGAGCGTGCTGATAAATGGATCAATCAATTGGTCTTCACAGCAATATGGCTGCTCAGCTCCGCCCACACAGGAGGGCAGCGCCAAAATACATGACAAGGAGGACCCTACGGTTGCAGGAGCAAAGTGGGGAGCAGCCTCCAGTCACAGCTGAGAAAACACCGACACTTAAAGACAAGAGATATCTGGAAAAACATGGCGACCTGGACACCATTTTTCAAATCCGTCAATTTGAAGTAAGGTGACACAAAAAGGAGACTGCAATGAAAGAGAATTTAAAGAGAATGGGCAGCTGAACTAATGAATTCTGAAAAATCAGTCCAcgttgggcaaaaaaaaaaaaaaatcactcagaACACTGAGTGTCCTGAGAAATTCCTCATAAGTAAAACTGAGGAGAgaataaaaattgaaaagcaCCTCTTCCACACATGCTTACTATTTtagtatttaatttaataagtGAAGTCAGCGTCAGCTTTATTAATGCACACGCCGTGCGTAAATATGTTACGAGCGTATGGACAAAGAGTTGGAACAGGAAGAGTGGACAGCTGGCAGAGATGAAAAGGGTGTGCGACTTGGGAGAACCTGACACTCGAGCTGCCATTTGCCTGCCAGGGAGGATTCTCAATACACAAATGTGCAagcaaagaaacacacacactaaagCCACATCCGACAGGCTGCAGCTGTCGTCcttgtgttgacaaaaaaaacacccatAAGTGTGATTCTGGAGGTAAACAAGGAAACAGGAGAGAAAGACACAGTGGTAAAGCTGCAAATCAGAATCATGATCAAGTCTGGCATTAAATCACAAGACACCAGCACTTCCACATTTTATCGCCCCT carries:
- the limk1a gene encoding LIM domain kinase 1a isoform X6 yields the protein MPAPADMVGDLFFWSFCCLRLWKRDKKVAGEQKYHPECFTCLNCRTFIGDGDTYALVERSKLYCGHCYYQTVVSPVSLPDSPCSKIPHTVTLVSIPASAEGNNGRRGRGFSVAVDQPLSPTNGLNPDHGRTVRVSQVDADCISPDVKNSIHVGDRILEINGTPIHNVPLDEIDLMIQETSRRLQLTIEHDPHSLQHEGHCTEAEELGDAPVFSPLSDGPILPITQPPITDLSSLRSHIITRSCSTDKSPGSSTAVSPVSQRKDMSLSGSLRVASNRVHRIFRPSDLIHGEVLGKGCFGQAIKVTHRETGEVMVMKELIRFDDDTQRTFLKEVKVMRCLDHPNVLKFIGVLYKDKRLNFITEYIKGGTLREIIKKMDCSYPWNQRVSFAKDIAAGMSYLHSMNIIHRDLNSHNCLVRENNTVVVADFGLARLMIDDKQEKLSHAKLPGLKKPDRRKRYTVVGNPYWMAPEMIHGKSYDERVDIFSFGIMLCEIIGRVNADPDYLPRALDFGLNVSGFLEHYCPTDCPPAFFPLAAVCCDLDADKRPAFTKLEEWLENLKMHLDTGLPLMSEVDQLHKDFWKNNSMKPSENGLHVHPEQPE